One genomic segment of Nonomuraea coxensis DSM 45129 includes these proteins:
- the ruvA gene encoding Holliday junction branch migration protein RuvA encodes MIASVAGKVTAIAPDAAVIEVGGVGMLTHCTPGTLAQLRLGEEARLATSLVVREESLTLYGFATDDERAVFELLQTASGVGPKLALAMLAVHTPNALRVAVASADLKALTQVPGIGQKGAQRIVLELKDRLGTPEETVNAALNGDRRVAVWREQVHSGLVGLGYSGKDADEAVAAVEPIADADLAAGRRPQVAALLKAALRSLSTR; translated from the coding sequence GTGATCGCGTCGGTGGCGGGGAAGGTGACGGCGATCGCGCCCGACGCCGCCGTCATCGAGGTAGGCGGCGTCGGGATGCTCACGCACTGCACGCCGGGCACCCTCGCCCAGTTGCGCCTCGGCGAGGAGGCCAGGCTGGCCACGTCGCTGGTCGTACGCGAGGAGTCCCTGACCCTCTACGGCTTCGCCACCGACGACGAGCGCGCGGTGTTCGAGCTGCTGCAGACCGCCAGCGGCGTCGGCCCCAAGCTGGCCCTCGCCATGCTCGCCGTCCACACGCCCAACGCGCTGCGCGTCGCCGTGGCGAGCGCCGACCTCAAGGCGCTCACCCAGGTGCCGGGCATCGGCCAGAAGGGCGCCCAGCGCATCGTCCTGGAGCTGAAGGACCGCCTCGGCACGCCGGAGGAGACCGTCAACGCCGCGCTCAACGGCGACCGGCGGGTGGCCGTGTGGCGCGAGCAGGTCCACTCGGGGCTGGTGGGGCTCGGCTACTCCGGCAAGGACGCCGACGAGGCGGTCGCCGCCGTCGAGCCGATCGCCGACGCCGACCTCGCCGCCGGCCGCCGGCCCCAGGTCGCCGCCCTCCTCAAGGCCGCACTCCGATCCCTGAGCACCCGATGA
- the ruvC gene encoding crossover junction endodeoxyribonuclease RuvC, producing MRVLGVDPGLTRCGLGAVEGRPGAPLTMVAVGVVRTGSDEELGARLVGIEAGIEQWLDDVRPDAVAVERVFSQHNVRTVMGTAQAAGIAVLCAARRGLPVALHTPSEVKAAVTGSGTADKKQIGAMVTRLLRLPEMPKPADAADALALAICHVWRGGAQSRLAAALARATPKGSRA from the coding sequence GTGCGGGTGTTGGGCGTCGATCCGGGGCTGACCCGGTGCGGCCTGGGCGCCGTCGAAGGGCGGCCGGGCGCGCCGCTGACCATGGTGGCGGTCGGGGTGGTCCGCACAGGCTCGGACGAGGAGCTCGGCGCCCGGCTCGTCGGCATCGAGGCGGGCATCGAGCAGTGGCTCGACGACGTCCGGCCCGACGCGGTCGCGGTCGAGCGGGTCTTCAGCCAGCACAACGTACGCACGGTGATGGGCACCGCCCAGGCCGCCGGCATCGCCGTGCTGTGCGCCGCCCGGCGCGGGCTGCCCGTGGCGCTGCACACGCCCTCGGAGGTCAAGGCCGCCGTCACCGGCAGCGGCACCGCCGACAAGAAGCAGATCGGCGCCATGGTCACCCGGCTGTTGCGCCTGCCGGAGATGCCCAAGCCGGCCGACGCCGCCGACGCCCTGGCCCTCGCCATCTGCCACGTCTGGCGCGGCGGCGCGCAGAGCCGGCTGGCCGCCGCCCTGGCCCGCGCCACCCCGAAGGGCAGCCGGGCATGA
- a CDS encoding GNAT family N-acetyltransferase, giving the protein MELRDVTPDDLDQVLDLRKRAFGPIASADVETWRNAVTPVLGEGRYLGVFDGSRLTAAARLRQFTQWWHGRPQPMAGVAGVTVSPEDRGRGVGSRLMRAVIERGAELGDAVSALYPATTPIYRALGYEHAGGWRKVTLPAEALRGLRPSGQVKLRRMGPADAAELVAVLHKVHGAARSSGPVSYDERTWSLWLGGDDDFRYIADDGYVIYGWHGQDIQIDSLVAGSPETARALWSMVGTSSSIAKNVIAPLAPDDPVLWLLPERSQDHVTEQRWMFRVLNVAAAVERRGYPAAVTCEAVVTVQDPVRGDGTWRLDISGGSGTATPMAGAPAPVLSANGLSALYSGVPTSTLRVTGLMSGDERFDEALDAAFAAKAYMLDYF; this is encoded by the coding sequence GTGGAACTTCGCGACGTGACCCCCGACGACCTCGACCAAGTCCTTGACCTCCGCAAGCGCGCCTTCGGCCCCATCGCCTCCGCCGACGTCGAGACCTGGCGGAACGCCGTCACGCCGGTGCTGGGCGAGGGACGCTACCTGGGCGTCTTCGACGGCTCCCGGCTGACCGCCGCCGCGCGGCTGCGCCAGTTCACGCAGTGGTGGCACGGCCGGCCCCAGCCCATGGCCGGCGTCGCGGGCGTCACGGTCAGCCCGGAGGACCGGGGCCGCGGCGTCGGCAGCCGGCTCATGCGCGCGGTCATCGAGCGGGGAGCCGAGCTCGGCGACGCGGTGTCCGCGCTCTACCCGGCCACCACGCCCATCTACCGCGCTCTCGGCTACGAGCACGCCGGCGGCTGGCGCAAGGTGACCCTGCCCGCCGAGGCCCTGCGCGGCCTGCGCCCGTCGGGCCAGGTCAAGCTGCGCAGGATGGGGCCGGCCGACGCGGCCGAACTGGTCGCCGTCCTGCACAAGGTGCACGGCGCCGCCCGTTCCAGCGGGCCCGTCTCCTACGACGAGCGCACCTGGAGCCTGTGGCTCGGCGGCGACGACGACTTCCGCTACATCGCCGACGACGGCTACGTCATCTACGGGTGGCACGGCCAGGACATCCAGATCGACAGCCTGGTCGCCGGGTCGCCGGAGACGGCCAGGGCGCTGTGGTCGATGGTGGGCACCTCCTCCTCCATCGCCAAGAACGTCATCGCCCCCCTCGCGCCCGACGACCCCGTGCTGTGGCTGCTGCCTGAACGCTCGCAGGATCACGTCACCGAGCAGCGGTGGATGTTCCGGGTGCTGAACGTCGCCGCCGCCGTCGAGCGCAGGGGCTATCCGGCCGCCGTGACGTGCGAGGCCGTGGTCACCGTCCAGGACCCGGTGCGCGGCGACGGCACCTGGCGGCTGGACATCTCGGGCGGTTCGGGCACGGCCACGCCGATGGCTGGAGCACCCGCTCCGGTGCTGTCGGCGAACGGACTGTCCGCGCTCTACAGCGGGGTGCCGACGAGCACACTGCGCGTCACGGGACTGATGTCCGGCGACGAGCGCTTCGACGAGGCCCTCGACGCCGCCTTCGCCGCCAAGGCGTACATGCTCGACTACTTCTGA
- a CDS encoding YebC/PmpR family DNA-binding transcriptional regulator has product MSGHSKWATTKHKKAALDAKRGKLFAKLIKNIEVAARTGGPDPDANPTLFDAIFKAKKNSVPNDNIERARKRGGGLEAGGADWQTIMYEGYAPGGVAVLIECLTDNRNRAASEVRVALTRNGGSLADPGSVSYMFNRKGVVIVPKQDGLDEDTVLMAVLEAGAEEVNDLGDSFEVVSEAGDLVPVRKALQDAGIDYDSAESSWLPSMSVPLDEEGAKKVFRLVEALEDSDDVQNVYANFDVSDAVLERLGAE; this is encoded by the coding sequence ATGTCCGGCCACTCCAAATGGGCGACGACGAAGCACAAGAAGGCCGCGCTCGACGCCAAGCGCGGCAAGCTGTTCGCCAAGCTCATCAAGAACATCGAAGTGGCGGCCCGCACCGGTGGCCCTGACCCCGACGCCAACCCCACGCTCTTCGACGCCATCTTCAAGGCCAAGAAGAACTCGGTGCCCAACGACAACATCGAGCGGGCCCGCAAGCGCGGCGGCGGTCTGGAGGCCGGCGGGGCCGACTGGCAGACCATCATGTACGAGGGCTACGCGCCCGGCGGCGTCGCGGTCCTCATCGAGTGCCTCACCGACAACCGCAACCGCGCGGCCTCCGAGGTGCGCGTCGCGCTGACCCGCAACGGCGGCTCCCTCGCCGACCCGGGGTCGGTCTCGTACATGTTCAACCGCAAGGGCGTCGTGATCGTCCCCAAGCAGGACGGGCTCGACGAGGACACCGTCCTCATGGCCGTCCTGGAGGCGGGCGCCGAGGAGGTCAACGACCTCGGCGACTCCTTCGAGGTCGTCTCCGAGGCCGGCGACCTGGTCCCGGTGCGCAAGGCGCTGCAGGACGCGGGCATCGACTACGACTCCGCCGAGTCGAGCTGGCTGCCCTCGATGAGCGTGCCGCTCGACGAGGAGGGCGCCAAGAAGGTGTTCCGGCTCGTGGAGGCGCTGGAGGACAGCGACGACGTCCAGAACGTCTACGCCAACTTCGACGTGAGCGACGCGGTGCTGGAGCGCCTGGGCGCCGAGTGA
- the pdxT gene encoding pyridoxal 5'-phosphate synthase glutaminase subunit PdxT produces the protein MPTIGVLALQGDVREHQRMLQEAGATAVAVRRPAELDAVDALVIPGGESTTMWKLADIFDLLEPLRLRIKEGMPAYGSCAGMIMLADRIEDGIAGQQTIGGIDMVVRRNAFGRQVDSFESDLDFAGERVHAVFIRAPWVESLGGDVEVLAMCEPGDRIVAVRQGPLLATSFHPELTGDTRVHRYFVDMVREL, from the coding sequence GTGCCCACGATCGGTGTACTCGCTCTCCAGGGAGACGTGCGCGAGCACCAGCGCATGCTTCAGGAGGCAGGCGCCACGGCCGTCGCCGTGCGCAGGCCCGCCGAGCTGGACGCGGTCGACGCCCTCGTCATCCCCGGCGGGGAGTCCACCACCATGTGGAAGCTCGCCGACATCTTCGACCTGCTCGAACCGCTGCGCCTGCGCATCAAGGAAGGCATGCCCGCCTACGGCTCCTGCGCCGGCATGATCATGCTGGCCGACCGGATCGAGGACGGCATCGCCGGGCAGCAGACGATCGGCGGCATCGACATGGTGGTCAGGCGCAACGCGTTCGGCCGCCAGGTGGACTCGTTCGAGTCGGACCTGGACTTCGCGGGCGAGCGCGTGCACGCCGTCTTCATCCGTGCGCCGTGGGTCGAATCCCTCGGCGGCGACGTCGAGGTGCTGGCCATGTGCGAGCCTGGGGATAGGATCGTCGCGGTCCGTCAAGGTCCGTTGCTCGCGACGTCGTTCCACCCTGAGCTCACCGGGGACACGCGCGTGCACCGTTACTTCGTAGACATGGTTAGGGAGCTCTAA
- a CDS encoding MFS transporter: MQTGGGILRQPMSVWATAFAAVVAFMGIGLVDPILPSIAQGLKATPSQVSLLFTSYFLVTAVAMLITGWVSSRIGGKRTLLAGLALVIVFAALAGTSTSVAELVGFRAGWGLGNALFVATALAVIVGAASGGAESAIILYEAALGLGISAGPLVGALLGDWNWRAPFFGTATLMAVGFVLILTLLKAAPGPSARTALSAPIRALAHGGLSTTAFTALFYNFAFFTILAFTPFILGMSPYGIGAVFFGWGVCVALASVSGAPPLQRRVGSVSVLHLALALLAVLQAGIAVFAVAGMNAGVVVCVVLSGVPIGLNNTVFTESAMEVSDAPRPVASAGYNFVRWTGGALAPFVATKLGEEIGVAVPYVLGAVCCFVGMMILYLRRHHLRTLARVDADHARHDAAAAPAR, encoded by the coding sequence ATGCAGACCGGCGGAGGGATCCTGCGTCAGCCGATGTCCGTCTGGGCCACCGCGTTCGCCGCGGTCGTGGCCTTCATGGGCATCGGCCTCGTCGACCCCATCCTCCCCAGCATCGCGCAGGGACTGAAGGCCACGCCCAGCCAGGTGTCGCTGCTGTTCACCAGCTACTTCCTGGTGACGGCCGTGGCCATGCTGATCACCGGCTGGGTCTCCAGCCGCATCGGCGGCAAGCGCACCCTGCTGGCCGGTCTCGCGCTGGTGATCGTGTTCGCCGCGCTCGCCGGCACCTCCACCAGCGTCGCCGAACTGGTCGGCTTCCGCGCCGGCTGGGGCCTCGGCAACGCCCTGTTCGTCGCCACCGCCCTCGCCGTCATCGTCGGCGCCGCGAGCGGCGGCGCAGAATCGGCCATCATCCTGTACGAGGCCGCACTCGGCCTCGGCATCTCCGCCGGACCCCTGGTGGGCGCGCTGCTCGGCGACTGGAACTGGCGGGCCCCGTTCTTCGGCACCGCCACCCTCATGGCCGTCGGCTTCGTCCTCATCCTGACGCTGCTCAAGGCCGCACCCGGGCCGTCCGCCAGGACCGCGCTCAGCGCCCCCATCCGCGCCCTCGCGCACGGCGGACTGTCCACCACCGCGTTCACCGCGCTGTTCTACAACTTCGCCTTCTTCACCATCCTCGCCTTCACCCCGTTCATCCTCGGCATGAGCCCGTACGGGATCGGCGCGGTCTTCTTCGGCTGGGGCGTCTGCGTCGCCCTGGCGTCGGTGTCCGGTGCGCCGCCGCTGCAGCGCCGCGTCGGGTCTGTCAGCGTGCTGCACCTGGCGCTGGCGCTGCTCGCCGTCCTGCAGGCCGGCATCGCCGTGTTCGCCGTCGCCGGCATGAACGCCGGGGTCGTCGTGTGCGTCGTCCTGTCCGGCGTCCCCATCGGACTGAACAACACCGTCTTCACCGAGTCGGCCATGGAGGTCTCCGACGCGCCCAGGCCCGTCGCCTCCGCCGGGTACAACTTCGTGCGCTGGACGGGCGGCGCGCTGGCCCCGTTCGTCGCCACCAAGCTGGGCGAGGAGATCGGGGTGGCGGTGCCGTACGTGCTGGGCGCCGTGTGCTGCTTCGTCGGCATGATGATCCTCTACCTGCGCCGGCACCACCTGCGGACGCTCGCCCGCGTCGACGCCGATCACGCCCGGCACGACGCCGCGGCCGCCCCCGCCCGCTGA
- a CDS encoding MarR family winged helix-turn-helix transcriptional regulator, which produces MRDDPAGLAEQVSSVLRHLVLLLRRTVAGQPLTSQQYGVLGSLEPGPRRMTELAEEHAVQLPTMTVQINRLEDAGLVTRGGDPADARVRTAGLTAEGRERLRAVRAARIAHLTEELAALTEDERATLAAALPVLAKLGRR; this is translated from the coding sequence ATGAGGGACGACCCCGCCGGCCTGGCAGAGCAGGTCTCATCGGTGCTGCGCCACCTGGTGCTCCTCCTCCGGCGCACGGTCGCCGGGCAGCCGCTCACCAGCCAGCAGTACGGCGTCCTCGGCTCGCTCGAACCCGGCCCGCGCCGGATGACCGAGCTGGCCGAGGAGCACGCCGTGCAGCTGCCCACCATGACCGTCCAGATCAACCGGCTGGAGGACGCCGGGCTGGTGACGCGCGGCGGCGACCCCGCCGACGCCCGCGTCCGCACGGCCGGGCTCACCGCCGAGGGACGCGAGCGGCTGCGCGCCGTACGCGCGGCCAGGATCGCCCACCTCACCGAGGAGCTGGCGGCGCTCACCGAGGACGAGCGCGCCACGCTCGCGGCGGCGCTGCCCGTCCTGGCCAAGCTCGGCCGCCGCTAG
- a CDS encoding alkaline phosphatase D family protein gives MSFPNRRHFLVTGLAAGAAAALPATLAPGAAFADDPAADPTAEAASRGLRGDPFTVGVASGDPDHEGFVLWTRLAQQPLAEDGLGGMPQRPFPVQWQVYADERLRRVVRAGVATAAPEWGHSVHVEVDGLAADREYWYRFRVGPYVSPAGRTRTAPHPASYGGALAMAFVSCAQYEHGYFTSYRRLAEDHPDLVLHLGDYQYEYTRDTYTIPGGNIRDHEGPETETLAGYRQRHAQYKTDPDLQAAHAAAPWLVVWDDHELDNNWADKVPEKPEIPQPGFLARREAAFRAYYENMPLRRTSIPRGVDMQLYRRVRWGRTATFHMLDTRQYRDDQGCGDGYKNCPAAVDPARSITGAEQEAWLLDGFRRSRAQWDILGQQVFFAQRDNNAGPAKITSMDAWDGYVASRRRITQGWVDAGVRNAVVLTGDVHAHWASDLKLDYDDPTGPSVGAELVATSISTTGDGADSDPAAHPFLAINPHLKFYNNQRGYVLTRIERDQITADFKVVPQVTVPGAEAYTRATFVIEDRVPGVQQTYLRPLDPGLRAAPVTVEDTVRQETERP, from the coding sequence ATGTCCTTCCCCAACCGCAGGCACTTCCTCGTCACCGGGCTGGCGGCGGGCGCCGCCGCGGCCCTGCCCGCCACGCTCGCCCCGGGAGCGGCCTTCGCCGACGACCCCGCCGCCGATCCCACCGCCGAAGCCGCCTCGCGGGGGCTGCGCGGCGACCCGTTCACTGTCGGCGTGGCCTCCGGCGACCCCGACCACGAGGGTTTCGTGCTGTGGACCCGCCTCGCCCAGCAGCCGCTCGCCGAGGACGGGCTCGGCGGCATGCCGCAGCGGCCGTTCCCCGTCCAGTGGCAGGTCTACGCCGACGAGCGGCTGCGCCGCGTGGTGCGCGCCGGCGTGGCGACGGCCGCGCCCGAATGGGGGCACAGCGTCCACGTCGAGGTGGACGGCCTGGCCGCCGACCGGGAGTACTGGTACCGCTTCCGCGTCGGCCCGTACGTCTCCCCGGCCGGCCGCACCCGCACCGCCCCGCACCCGGCGTCGTACGGCGGCGCGCTCGCCATGGCGTTCGTCTCCTGCGCCCAGTACGAGCACGGCTACTTCACCTCGTACCGCAGGCTGGCCGAGGACCACCCGGACCTGGTCCTGCACCTCGGCGACTACCAGTACGAGTACACCAGGGACACCTACACCATCCCCGGCGGCAACATCCGCGACCACGAGGGCCCCGAGACCGAGACCCTGGCCGGCTACCGCCAGCGCCACGCCCAGTACAAGACCGACCCCGACCTCCAGGCCGCCCACGCCGCCGCGCCCTGGCTGGTCGTCTGGGACGACCACGAGCTGGACAACAACTGGGCCGACAAGGTGCCGGAGAAGCCCGAGATCCCGCAGCCGGGCTTCCTGGCCCGCCGCGAGGCCGCCTTCCGCGCCTACTACGAGAACATGCCGCTGCGCCGCACCTCGATCCCGCGCGGCGTCGACATGCAGCTCTACCGGCGGGTCCGCTGGGGCCGCACGGCCACCTTCCACATGCTCGACACCCGGCAGTACCGCGACGACCAGGGCTGCGGCGACGGCTACAAGAACTGCCCGGCCGCCGTGGACCCGGCCCGCTCGATCACCGGCGCCGAGCAGGAGGCGTGGCTGCTCGACGGCTTCCGCCGGTCGCGGGCGCAGTGGGACATCCTCGGCCAGCAGGTCTTCTTCGCCCAGCGCGACAACAACGCCGGCCCCGCCAAGATCACCAGCATGGACGCCTGGGACGGCTACGTGGCCTCCCGCCGGCGCATCACCCAGGGCTGGGTGGACGCCGGGGTGCGCAACGCCGTCGTGCTGACCGGCGACGTGCACGCCCACTGGGCCAGCGACCTGAAGCTCGACTACGACGACCCGACCGGGCCCTCGGTGGGCGCCGAGCTGGTCGCCACCTCGATCTCCACCACCGGCGACGGCGCCGACTCCGACCCGGCGGCGCACCCGTTCCTCGCGATCAACCCGCACCTGAAGTTCTACAACAACCAGCGCGGCTACGTGCTCACCAGGATCGAGCGCGACCAGATCACCGCCGACTTCAAGGTGGTGCCCCAGGTCACCGTGCCGGGAGCGGAGGCGTACACGCGGGCCACCTTCGTGATCGAGGACCGGGTGCCGGGGGTGCAGCAGACGTACCTGCGGCCGCTCGACCCGGGCCTGCGCGCCGCGCCGGTCACGGTCGAGGACACCGTCAGGCAGGAGACCGAGCGCCCCTGA
- the pdxS gene encoding pyridoxal 5'-phosphate synthase lyase subunit PdxS, with translation MTVSSSTPESTPVTGTARVKRGMAEMLKGGVIMDVVTPEQAKIAEDAGAVAVMALERVPADIRAQGGVSRMSDPDMIDGIIEAVSIPVMAKARIGHFVEARVLQSLGVDYIDESEVLTPADYANHIDKWQFTVPFVCGATNLGEALRRITEGAAMIRSKGEAGTGDVSNAVTHMRTIRAELKRLSSLPEDELYVAAKELQAPYELVAEVARSGKLPVVLFTAGGIATPADAAMMMQLGAEGVFVGSGIFKSGDPAKRAAAIVKATTFHDDPDVVAKVSRGLGEAMVGINVDEIPQPHRLAERGW, from the coding sequence ATGACCGTGTCCAGCAGCACGCCAGAAAGCACCCCCGTCACCGGAACCGCCCGCGTCAAGCGCGGCATGGCCGAGATGCTCAAGGGCGGCGTCATCATGGACGTCGTCACGCCCGAGCAGGCCAAGATCGCTGAGGACGCCGGAGCGGTCGCCGTCATGGCCCTTGAGCGCGTGCCTGCCGACATCCGCGCCCAGGGCGGGGTGTCCAGGATGAGCGACCCCGACATGATCGACGGCATCATCGAGGCCGTGTCCATCCCCGTCATGGCCAAGGCCCGCATCGGCCACTTCGTCGAGGCCCGGGTGCTGCAGTCGCTCGGCGTCGACTACATCGACGAGTCCGAGGTGCTGACCCCCGCCGACTACGCCAACCACATCGACAAGTGGCAGTTCACCGTGCCGTTCGTGTGCGGCGCCACCAACCTGGGCGAGGCCCTGCGCCGCATCACCGAGGGCGCGGCCATGATCCGCTCCAAGGGCGAGGCGGGCACCGGCGACGTCTCCAACGCCGTCACCCACATGCGCACCATCCGCGCCGAGCTCAAGCGGCTCTCCTCCCTGCCCGAGGACGAGCTCTACGTCGCGGCCAAGGAGCTGCAGGCCCCCTACGAGCTGGTCGCCGAGGTCGCGAGGAGCGGCAAGCTGCCGGTCGTGCTGTTCACCGCGGGCGGCATCGCCACCCCGGCCGACGCCGCGATGATGATGCAGCTCGGCGCCGAGGGCGTGTTCGTGGGCTCGGGCATCTTCAAGTCGGGCGACCCGGCCAAGCGCGCGGCGGCCATCGTCAAGGCCACCACGTTCCACGACGACCCCGACGTCGTCGCCAAGGTCTCGCGCGGCCTCGGCGAGGCGATGGTCGGCATCAACGTCGACGAGATCCCGCAGCCGCACCGCCTGGCCGAGCGCGGCTGGTAG
- a CDS encoding DUF3048 domain-containing protein → MRLPRMISVTLAGAAVLLPMAACSSEEPAPGKAPEAATAAPSAEPEESAPAHPFTGKPYDTLKPVLAVKIENTAAGKPQLGLKSADIVYVEQVEAGLTRLMAIFSSKLPAKVGPVRSARVSDLHIAPMFGKPAFSYSGAQTKMLPLIAEASLWDVGDTRNPGAYYREPGRFAPYNLFATTKQLLAKAPKASKAHDIGFTFGEAPAEGGVERKSYTVRWPAARFTFAWNEQRKLWMIWQDGKKDMAAEGGQLGAPTIVVQYTKTERSQFHDKNQSYTPLVHTTGKGSAIVLRDGKAFKARWERESEDSGTTFTTVSGEPMNFAPGQVWVALASRKPVIP, encoded by the coding sequence GTGCGGCTACCCCGGATGATCTCGGTCACGCTGGCCGGAGCGGCCGTGCTGCTGCCCATGGCGGCCTGCTCCAGCGAGGAGCCCGCCCCCGGCAAGGCGCCCGAGGCCGCCACCGCCGCCCCCAGCGCCGAGCCCGAGGAGTCGGCGCCGGCGCATCCGTTCACCGGCAAGCCGTACGACACGCTGAAGCCGGTGCTCGCCGTGAAGATCGAGAACACCGCGGCCGGCAAGCCGCAGCTCGGGCTGAAGAGCGCCGACATCGTCTACGTCGAGCAGGTCGAGGCCGGTCTCACCCGGCTCATGGCCATCTTCTCCTCCAAGCTGCCCGCCAAGGTGGGCCCGGTCCGCAGCGCGCGCGTCTCCGACCTGCACATCGCGCCCATGTTCGGCAAACCCGCCTTCTCCTACTCCGGCGCGCAGACCAAGATGCTCCCGCTCATCGCCGAGGCCTCCCTCTGGGACGTCGGCGACACCCGCAACCCCGGCGCCTACTACCGCGAGCCCGGCCGTTTCGCCCCCTACAACCTGTTCGCCACCACCAAGCAGCTCCTGGCCAAGGCGCCCAAGGCGAGCAAGGCCCACGACATCGGCTTCACCTTCGGCGAGGCGCCGGCCGAGGGCGGGGTGGAGCGCAAGTCGTACACGGTCCGCTGGCCCGCCGCGCGCTTCACCTTCGCCTGGAACGAGCAGCGCAAGCTGTGGATGATCTGGCAGGACGGCAAGAAGGACATGGCCGCCGAGGGCGGGCAGCTCGGCGCGCCGACGATCGTCGTCCAGTACACCAAGACCGAGCGCTCGCAGTTCCACGACAAGAACCAGAGCTACACGCCCCTCGTGCACACCACCGGCAAGGGCTCGGCGATCGTGCTGCGCGACGGCAAAGCTTTCAAGGCGCGCTGGGAACGGGAATCCGAGGACAGTGGCACGACGTTCACCACGGTGAGCGGCGAGCCGATGAACTTCGCGCCCGGCCAGGTCTGGGTGGCGCTCGCCAGCCGCAAGCCCGTGATCCCTTAG
- a CDS encoding glycosyltransferase family 4 protein, whose translation MKVGIVCPYSWDMPGGVKQHIDDLTQALAAQGHEVSVIAPAADDDELPPYVTGAGRAVPVPYNGSVARMSFGFLSAARVRRWVRTGEFDVLHIHEPLIPSLGVLACWAAKGPIVATFHASFSRSRAIAVAEPLLRSALEKLTGRIAVSDAARKSLVEQFGGDAVLIPNGVTVARYARAEPLEGWGPDGRTIGFLGRMDEERKGLPILLEAFAALADERPEVRLLVAGPGDEKDVYERVPGRFHDRVTVLGMVSEADKIRAYHSVDVFCAPNTRGESFGIVLAEAMASGATVLASDIPAFRKVLGDGQAGALFANGDPASLAREAGALLDAPERRAALAEEALRAVRKYDWSTVARDVVRVYETVTASGAGRVEEDL comes from the coding sequence ATGAAGGTCGGCATCGTCTGCCCCTACTCGTGGGACATGCCTGGCGGCGTCAAGCAGCACATCGACGACCTGACCCAGGCGCTGGCGGCGCAGGGCCACGAGGTGTCGGTGATCGCGCCGGCGGCCGACGACGACGAGCTGCCTCCTTACGTCACCGGAGCGGGCCGGGCGGTGCCGGTGCCCTACAACGGGTCGGTGGCCCGGATGTCGTTCGGGTTCCTGTCGGCGGCGCGGGTGCGGCGGTGGGTGCGCACCGGCGAGTTCGACGTGCTGCACATCCATGAGCCGCTGATCCCGAGCCTCGGCGTGCTGGCCTGCTGGGCGGCCAAGGGGCCGATCGTGGCGACCTTCCACGCCTCGTTCTCGCGCTCGCGGGCGATCGCGGTGGCCGAGCCGCTGCTGCGCAGCGCGCTGGAGAAGCTGACCGGCCGCATCGCGGTCTCCGACGCGGCCCGCAAGAGCCTGGTCGAGCAGTTCGGCGGCGACGCGGTGCTCATCCCCAACGGGGTGACGGTCGCCCGCTACGCTCGGGCCGAGCCGCTGGAGGGCTGGGGTCCCGACGGCCGGACGATCGGCTTCCTCGGCCGCATGGACGAGGAGCGCAAGGGCCTGCCGATCCTGCTGGAGGCGTTCGCGGCGCTGGCGGACGAGCGGCCCGAGGTGCGGCTGCTCGTCGCCGGCCCCGGCGACGAGAAGGACGTCTACGAGCGGGTCCCCGGGCGCTTCCACGACCGGGTGACGGTGCTGGGCATGGTGAGCGAGGCGGACAAGATCCGCGCCTACCATTCGGTGGACGTGTTCTGCGCCCCCAACACCCGCGGCGAGAGCTTCGGCATCGTGCTCGCCGAGGCCATGGCGTCCGGGGCGACGGTGCTGGCCAGCGACATCCCGGCCTTCCGCAAGGTGCTCGGCGACGGCCAGGCGGGCGCGCTGTTCGCCAACGGCGACCCGGCCTCGCTGGCGCGCGAGGCGGGGGCGCTGCTCGACGCGCCGGAGCGCCGGGCCGCGCTGGCCGAGGAGGCGCTGCGGGCGGTCAGGAAGTACGACTGGTCCACGGTGGCCCGCGACGTCGTGCGCGTCTACGAGACGGTCACCGCGTCGGGCGCCGGGCGGGTGGAGGAGGACCTGTGA